The genome window GCGAGTAAGTATTTGCAATTGAATTTTGGGCTGttgtacaaaatattttattgcccTCGAATTAGTGAGTTGAATCATGCTttttaatacagggtgttgaaaacGATAGCTCAAAATTAtcattcaaaaattgtataaaactctaattttttaaatactaacCCCCTATTTTTTCAACCAATATATATTTAccaccaaaaataaatattactttcAATTCAATTGCCTATGCCTAAACCTAACTGttgtcattttattaaaaaaaaaaaaccttcatTGTTCAGTATGTGTGTGTTCAGTGTGTTTTCACTGATCTAAGGACAGTACAGTATTTCGTAcaatagtttaaaatttaattgcaaaatatttacctatttgcgaattattaaaaaatacattaatggCTGCAactgtcatttttttttgaaaattctgatTATCTTGAAAACCGTAAAATTGaggtatagaacattatacagtaGGCGCTCGTTTATCTGAATACTTGATTATATGAACTATCCAATATaatgaacaataaaattttaacatggTAGGTTCTATAGAATGAACAGCGGCAACCTCGATTATATGAACTTCTGGTAGTTCACCGCAGAGGTTTCGGGAACCCCCGAAAAGgtttaataatgtattataACGGTATAAAATATGTACTAATAGTAGTTTCCACAGCAAGCTATAGAATATAACAGGCTTATTTGATCCGCCGAGTTGCGTTCTGTCGTCAAAATATGAAGCGCAAAGTATTGACATTATCAGACAAAAGTGATATTATAAAGAAGTTGGAAAGCGGTGAAAGTGTCACAAATCTCGCAAAAAAGTATGGTATTGCAAAATCCACTGTTTGTCTTATAAAAAAGAatcgaattaatattttgaatacttCATCCGAGTGCTATGGTTtgagtaaaagaaaaactttaaaaactggAGTAATGCctagaatggaaaaaaaattatatgaatggTTTTGTAAACAGAGATCCAGAAAGCTTCCGGTAACAGGTGAGCTATTAAAGATCAAGGCAAAATCATTACATgggattttaaaagaaaaagaacacTTTAATGCAAGTGATGGCTGGTTGCAAAAGTTTAAACGTAGATTTGGCattagatttttgaaaatatccgGTGAAAAACTATCAACGAATCCTGAACTTGTACCTCcatttcaagaaaatcttCGTTCACTTATAGCCAGACTTAATCTTGCAGATGCACAAATCTATAATGCAAACGAGGCTGGTCTCTTTTGGAAGTTGCTTCCCGAAAAAACGTTAGTAAGGAGAGATGAAAAAACTGCTCGTGggagaaaaagtgaaaaaattagaCTTACTTTTCTTGCCTGTATAAACGCTACAGGAgatcataaaattaaacgCCTTATAATAGGGAAAGCAAAACGTCCACGatgttttacaaatttttcattgccAGTAGATTATGATTACTCTAAAAAAGGCTGGATGACTTGTACAATATTTGAGAACTGGTTTCATAAATGTTTTGTTCCTCAAGTAAGCTAAAAAGataacatatgtatatagaaTATGTATTTTATCTTACACCTTTGCATGCACGATTTTTTaggttgaaaaatatttagatgaaAAGAAATTACCTTTACGAGCCATGCTTTTGTTAGACAATGCTCCTAGTCATCCGATTGctgaaaaattatgttctaaagatggaaatatttttgtaaaatatatgcCACCAAATGTCACCCCCTTGATTCAACCAATGGATCAGAATGTCATCCGACTTACAAAACTGTACTATAGATCAAGCTTCCTGTCAACTATAGTATCCTCTAAATGTGAAGACAtatcaaaagttttgaaaGAGTTAACAATCAAAGATGCTATAATAAATCTTTCTATAGCTTGGAATAGAGTTGAGGCTGAgacaataagaaaatgttggagaaacattttaaatttttgagaacaTGACGATGATTCGGATTAGAAAAATGATGTTCCTCTTAGTCTTCTCAAAGAAagatataaaaacaaatcagAGGAAACAAttgaagaagttaaaaatttgcttactGAAATTAACAGTCaggtaaactaaaaaaatggatCTTATATGATCATTTTTTCTTGCAGCCTAGTTGCATATTTAGTTTATATTTCAGGTTTCTCTTTCAACGGATGATattcaaaattggaataaagATGATATTAATGAGCAAGATACAAGTGACACAAGTGATGATGCGGTTTCGCTGATAGATGAAGGCGATGATGATGGtgcgcaaaaaaaaatcaaattagtgCTTCAGAGGTTGTAGATGCGTTTAATAAAGTAATTGCATGGAgcgaagaaaatattttcgaaataaatgatttattagtgttaaaaaaatgtagagatAAGGCCCTACATAAGAGTTTAGcggcaaaaaaattcaaaaatgtattacgcattattttgttaaaatgtaacagcttaaaataaaaaattcgattatgtgaacaatttggtttaatgAACACCCCTGGTTTTTATTAGTTCATATAATCGAGTGGCTACTGTAcatgaaaaatgttcctaatATTCCGCAGaatcgaaatttaatataatattcagggtgttccatttaaaattagcGAATTGACATTCATTATCGGTATAACTGGAAGTCGTAttttagtgaaaatatttttaatcaatagatCACTTCTACTTTagtatcataaaaaaaattcaactatTTCTTAGTTacaattttcaagatacagatAGAAACCCATATtcgtgggacaccctgtatataatcttaagaattttaaatgactgaAGGGGTAATAAGATACTCAGTTTGTAGGTGTTTTTCTCTATACaaccacatttttttcatgttttcataaatttacaaataaaaactcataaaaatttgttctCTTTTGTAACATTTCCAATCAtgtatctaaaaatgttttacagttacagattttaattaaaaaattatgttattcACTGAAGTTGCCTTTTCCGTTCAATCACCCAATTGCACATTACTCACTCATTGttctttgttttcttcatcTAGCCACTTAGCTTAGGGTTGGTACGCAACGACTTAATGTTGGATTCTTTGCATACTTGGAAGCAAATTGAGTTTAATACTATTGCTGCTGGTTTTGGTTGGCTAGGCCCGGcttcattaaatataaataggtAATGATTTATCATCCcaacttaatttttctaaatttgaaagtttgaaattttgaaagtacTAACTAACTGCATCTTCCCCACCAACCAGAACTGTGCATCTTTTCTTGTGACTTCAAATTTACACATGAAGGTTGGGTGCTATTGTGTCATGATTgtttttatcattaatattggaCATTAGTGATTTGTACCAGCCTAGTTGGATTTATCagattttaactttaatttttttttagaaactaTCTTTGGGATTATTCCGATCCGACTATATGTTGCATGGTgatcaatataaaattaagcaAGTGGAATTCAATACTATCTCAGTAAGCTTGGCGGGAGTGGGAAATGGCGTTTCGATTTGCAATAGGTAacgcaaataaattttaaatgcgaATGTAACcccattaattttgtttttttttttttgaaaatgtgtcACATTCACCAAACCTTCATTCAtgaatgtttttattgattgGTGAATTTCTTTTAGATATGTGTTGGAAGAATTGGGGCATTACGATAAACTTCAAAACGTAAGTTTCGACTCTTATCTCAAAACCCGCATcatttatttgtatatatCCTTAGTTACCGGAAAATCATGCCTTAACAGGGATAACGACAGGGCTTTTAGAAGCATGGAAAATCTACAGGGACCCTAAGGCAGTTATTTTAATGATAGTTGAAGATGTAACTTACAATATCTGTGATCAGAGATTTCATGAATTCGAGCTGAAGCGGCTAAATCCTAGAGTGAAATTGATAAGGAAAACTTTGACTGAGGTGCATGAGGAGGGTAGTTTGACGGAGGACAATCAACTCATTGTGTATGTGTAAGAATTGCTATTTTCTATGGAGATTgaaatgcttaattttttggtaGAGATGGATATGTGGTTAGTGTTGTGTATTACCGATCTGCATACTCGCCAGAACAGATACCAAGTAAAAGGGAGTGGGATGCGAGATTACTTATCGAAAGGTGTTTAATGAGGTATATCCAGAAAAGTgtgattaaaataattatttttgcttgaaGGTCGCAAGCAATTAAATGTCCTTCGATTCAATATCATTTAGCTGGGACTAAAAAGGTGCAACAGGCGTTAGCGAAACCAGGTGCTTTAGAGCTGTTTCTTACAGAAGcgagaaaaattaatgatgtTCGGGAGGTGTTTACCGGATTATACGGGTTGGATTTTGATGAATCTGGGGATCAAGCTATACAAATGGCCCTCGACGATCCAGAAAGGTATTTATACCGGCTGCCTCATAAAAAACGAGCGAAGCTATAACTAATGAAcggattttgatgaattaaaaaactaaaatgattttattcaGACTATTAagtaatgttaaaaaaatttttttacccaaTTTTTTCCGCTTCAAGTTtcaatttgagaattttgaataaaactctgtgttttttattagaaaatatcttTCTGAATTTGATGATGTATGACAAGTTAAAACactttaactgaaaaaaattgaaaaatttgaacaatatgttacaataagtgttcaaaacaGATGCTATTGTTTTCGTTTACGATGCAATACAgatgatttattgtttttaatgttattattgGTGAGAATTATCAAATGTCAAtatcaattgaaaatatttaaaaatgtaaatttacagATATGCTTGAAGGATATTATCAAACTAATAAGAACTTCGGTGAAATAGTATGTCTTTATTTTACCCGTTTTCCTTATAGAGAAGTATTTAatcgtaataaatttaaacgtgTAGAAGGCAACTTATGACACGATGGATCTactaaaaaatcgaaaaaattattgcaagaATTGATTCGCCATATTAatgatgataataataataacatccattttgaacacttagTGAGACACATAggtcacatttttcaattttcaaaaacgttaACTTGTCATACATCataaaattcggaaaaatactttgtattaaaacattaaaaaaacaaatacagagttctatttaaaattttgaagttgaCACTTGAAACAGAAGTTGagctaaaaaaaactttgacaTAATTTAGTAGTTTgaacaatatcattttatttagtttttagttgATCAAAATCcgttcataaataactgagtTATAGCTTCGTCCATTTTTTATGAGACCTTTGATAAAAGGGTacacagaaattttattaaattgaaaatgaactaACAGTGATGTCGACATATGAAAGGGGCACAGTCATTATCCTTTTCAGAGCTAAAATTTAGTTAACCTAAGGCAAAACGTAACAGTTACAGCTTTTCAATAGAATTTGCTAACTGATCATTGTattgtgttttgttttttgttaattttagaatgttgAAATGAATGTGAAAATCTCTAAATTGATTCAAAATGTACCTAATTGTAGGGATTCCTTAATTTCGTACATTTTCTTCTCGCTTATTCTGGTTCTGAACGTTCGAGTTCCATAAGTcaccaaaaatattatcattttGATGTCTCAATttagaaaagcaaaaattcaGCGTCTCTCCTGTCTGACCTAATCTGGAGATACTAAACTCTGTcaggttttatttttgtattctcaattattcaatttattcatttgGACTGTAAATTTGACTTAAATTTCCGAACTTCCAAACTAGCGCTTTTGGGGGTTTCTTCTAGTTTAATTTACACACTTTCTAAATTACATCACacataatttaaaacgaatttttgctattcttattaatatgttttaattttagggcTAACTGTacctattttaatttaaacgtcTCAAAATCCTCAACGACGCTTTATTACTTAGGCTcgattcttattttttatttctttaattcatGAATTTAGCTTCGAAGCCAAAATAAATCTGAAAGTTATCAGTTCTTTGTTATTTATGATGTTTTTTGTTCATCCTAATGGCACAGTATACatcatattaaactttttcagTACCAAATTATTAGAGaattcaaaattgatattttttgtatttaggTTTGTTTTAAAACCACAAAGAGAAGGAGGAGGCAATAACATTTATGGAACAGAAATTAGAGATGtcatattgaaaatgaaagaCAGTAAAGAGAGAACTGCATGGATTCTTATGGAAAGGTAAGATAATATGTTTGGAACTATAGTTTGAGTTCTCGAACTTGGTGCAGAGGGACTGTATTCAATATTCAATGATATCCGACTTTGAAATCCAAGAGCTTGGTTTTAgccatttaatttaaagtaagtAATGCTTATACTAAATACTGGTATTTCTAGCAAAATGATGCTACAGTAACGTCTATAGGATCTTAACTATCACCAAAATTGAGTTCtcatttttagaatatcaATATTAAgactttttctataaaatagtTAACGGATTAGGACTTTTTTTCGTTAAGCTCTTCAAGTTTTTACAGCATTAGGCTTTCAAGGTGTATTCTTTTCGGCACTGATTAAGGCACATGCCAtggtgttaaaaattttttaattcttacagttaaaaattatcgcCTAAAAAATATGTCGTTTCAGAATAAATCCTCCACTTTCCACTGGATATATGATCCGTCCAGGAGGCCCTAATCCTCCTCCATTAGTAGAAATGGTCTCCGAATTGGGGGTGTTTGGGGTGATCATCGGGTAAGATTTCCcccctttttttaatatccttTTATCGAGGAGATGTGTATTTCAGAGATTCTGAGAAAATTATGGTTAATCGTCAAGTAGGCCATATGCTTCGTACGAAAGTATCGACTGCAAATGAGGGAGGTGTTGCTGCGGGTTTCGGAGCATTGGATAGTCCATACTTGATTGATATTGAATGACTGGCAGCTAcacttaagaaaatataagctACAAATTGTGCACCATATCTAAGTCGCTTAGTGGCCATAggatttgttatttttacggTAATCGTTATTACATCACCGCTATTTGATACTTTGATATACCTTTGATGTACCTTTGATATTTGGTGAagaatattttacttttgtaGTTTGTTACTTTCTAGTTGCGATATAGGTCAATATACTGCTATAATAATATGGCAGTAATACAATGCTGCTTATTTTACAATGAGAAGAGAAATTAATCTTCATTACATATTTCGACTCGTTTACcgctttgaaaaaaatttgtttcgaGATTTGAATCCAAGTAGGAGATCAAGAATTAACATTCGCTATTTGCTATTGCTTACAGCGCGGTCATAAATAAAGGTAACTCTTTATAGAAAGTTGAAACTTTGTATAATGTAACTACTGTACAAGTACTACATTTTGACAAGAACGctaatgtcaaaaaatgtcaaataatgGTTGCGTGCTAACttgaaaaagatttttatataaaataacctatttattattagatttttaaatgtacgtcaaaattttagtattaCTCCATGTAACATAACCGATTTCGATTATGAACTGTTTTGGGAATATTAAAGTTTACAATATTACCCTTTTCACACTTTCAATGGCTCTAGGATTCTAATGgttaaaattagaagaaaagaaattttacattcCTATCTTAACTTTTCAATGACGATTTAATGACCTATTATTCATAGgagtttttttgcttttattaaataaccaaTAAGTATATACAATATATTAGTTTCGAAGTAATGCGatataaatgaaagaaaaatgcatcagcaatttttacatgttttgtaattttccgGACTTGTAGAATTTAATAGGTACTAGTCAGATGAAATATTGAACTTATAAGGTTAGTTTAAGTAAGTTCATAAATTATCTTAAGCCTCAAgtgtcttaaaaaatgttgtttgtaAAAGttgatatatattttatataaacagatttttagataaatatcCTAAGAAAATCTACtttgttcatttttgtttCGCTAGAGATCCCTGATAAATCGAGTATTACATTCATCCCTTTAAATGTTGTTCCAATTAATATATcaaatgtattaaaatgtGATGAGACCGATAGTTCCTGaagcatttaatttaaaaaattcattcatcTGTGAAATTTAGCATTACAATAATACAATCTATAATATCTCATTGTTACGCTGAATCAATTATTGGTGAATTATAGGGGTAAGTTACAGTAGTGTAATTATTGCGATAATTTCCCTGACCACACTAGCAATGCTATAACAAATTACTCTATGTTTGTCTTGGGATTGTGGCGATCTCGTGTCCGACTTATTAAAACTCTCTAAAAATGGCAACTTTCTTCTCATTTAACTGACCTAActttatgtaattatttttagcagTTTTCCCTCAAACGAAGGATATATCATCTGTTGCATGAGGATGATGAGTTAGAAAAAGAATACCTAGATTCAGTGGACGTCCATGTTCTGTTCTCGAATAGACATGTGGGACATTGACCGGAAGCCCACAAAAGATCCACAGAATAACCACGAGACCTCCACTGGACACTACACATCCATATTTTTGGATACTATACAGGTATCCTCAGTTCAAGTGGAAAAGTAGGGATTTTGCAAGTGGGAGAAAAACCGTATCAGGTTTAATATATCTCCGACAAAAACCAACGAGATGGTTTGCGAGGCTAGCAGCTCACATGAGCGGAGTCAGTCTAGCCAATCTctccacttcgatgtttagattaatatcgatttcgctgccttcattttaaaaatatcagagtaaaaagcagcaatgtaaataaatgaaaaaaaaaatgttatccATCACTAGAATTTATATTAGtaacaattttgaaactgGATGAAATCTGCTAACACTGGACTGACGCCTCCCACGTCAGCCCCTATCCTTGCAACCCACTTCATTGGTCTTTGttggaggcatattaaactttGTGTGGTCCTCCAGTTTCCACAATCCTTATATTTtcacttgaactggtgatacctgtatatgCCATAATTTAAGTAacattacaaattatttaaagaggcttcttaaaacaattttgagaAAACGAAAACTCTTGTGTGCTATAAATATAGATGGCATAGTCGTACCACATAGCTACTAATGGCTTTATCTCCGTGCGTGGTATCACTGCGAGGTGCCTAACCGAggaaaaattaggaaattgttaatattaaaaatatcctcAGTATCAGTGATTTTTTGCTATTGCGTCAGTATGATCACAGGATGACAATAaacttttcattatttaaatgacactttaaattaaatgactCCCTCTCTTTGTATTAAATGCAAATCGAGATCAGGACTGAACTTGTTACTCAGAATGGATGATGGCACAACTTGATTGTTTCTAATTctttaacaaattgaaaacGTAACAagctatttatatttttcacgctgcataataaaaaatagtggCATTTGAAATGTGGATATTCAGCGGACAGTCTGTGCTACCTACGTAGCTAGACaagccaatttttttataaataactttttcagaGCAATATAGTATATGTAGATATCAGTCATTTGTGAGGAAATGGTTAGAATTCattacttaaaatttgatatttttgaaattagcaAGAAAgacaaatgaacaaaataaaaatggtcctatttaaaattcaagtaaTTGTGTCAATTCCTCTTAAATtagaaatgctaaaaaattgTTCGGTGATATTTTAACATTGAAATGCCAAGTTTACTATTAGCTATACCTTGACTAGTAGAGTAGCTAATATTAAACTTTCTTGCGATATTAATACATGGGTTCTTCTTTTAGTCAAAGTTTTGGAACACTGCTCAATTCTATAATCATCTGAGAAcgactttttttcaaaaaatggcaGTGACACAAGAATAAAACTAGTATTTATTGATGCTTCAATTATCTATTATTACTACTATTACTTAACTAAAGCAAATATTTCGTTGGTATAGTAAATACCCCACGTGTAGTAGATATTATATTTGAAGCATTAGCAAGTAGTTGATATAATATACCGTATATGTACAATAGATATTTGAAGCGTTAACAGATACTACTTTTTATGTGTACGACGCATTGCTTTGTAGTAGCTCTAAGTTGCTCTTACGATATTGCTAATTGTATAGTacaaaatcataatttaaCGAGAAACTGATAGGTTTCTGATAATTTTCCTCCTATGAAAAATCGCTGAAAAAATCATGAACATTGAGcaaagaataaaaaagttctttaaggttttgatatattaaaattttaaggtatCCGTTTTTATGCAGTTGAGTGTATTGTTGCACAAATTACACACCCTCTTCTAATGTGTATCTAGTTAAGGAATGGATACTAGGTAGTATCAATTACATTTAAATCATGTTACAAATTTTGACTTATAATAGGTGTTTAGCACATGTCTGCATTTAGGTAATTGTAAATTAGACGCTATCGTATTTCATAAATTGACTTAGTTTCAAAGTACGACACTGATAAGAGCTAACAATATAGTGTATTAAACAACATAGTGAAATACGTGGTTAGGTAAGCAATTACGTAGTTTCACTACAAGTTCAGTAGCACCTGCG of Euwallacea similis isolate ESF13 chromosome 15, ESF131.1, whole genome shotgun sequence contains these proteins:
- the LOC136413682 gene encoding jerky protein homolog-like; translation: MTCTIFENWFHKCFVPQVEKYLDEKKLPLRAMLLLDNAPSHPIAEKLCSKDGNIFVKYMPPNVTPLIQPMDQNVIRLTKLYYRSSFLSTIVSSKCEDISKVLKELTIKDAIINLSIAWNRKNDVPLSLLKERYKNKSEETIEEVKNLLTEINSQVSLSTDDIQNWNKDDINEQDTSDTSDDAVSLIDEGDDDGAQKKIKLVLQSYNFQDTDRNPYSWDTLYIILRILND
- the LOC136413750 gene encoding glutathione synthetase-like, with protein sequence MSQLVRLPSCISIPLGEKELKDLISKTKDWAVMHGIGIRSKTSFSEDFISFAPFTLLPSTYPRKEFQKAVNIQPTLNELMHRVAHNEKFLRETLQGTIQVDEFTGNLYKIWQTVLDEGVTQKLSLGLFRSDYMLHGDQYKIKQVEFNTISVSLAGVGNGVSICNRYVLEELGHYDKLQNLPENHALTGITTGLLEAWKIYRDPKAVILMIVEDVTYNICDQRFHEFELKRLNPRVKLIRKTLTEVHEEGSLTEDNQLIVDGYVVSVVYYRSAYSPEQIPSKREWDARLLIERSQAIKCPSIQYHLAGTKKVQQALAKPGALELFLTEARKINDVREVFTGLYGLDFDESGDQAIQMALDDPERFVLKPQREGGGNNIYGTEIRDVILKMKDSKERTAWILMERINPPLSTGYMIRPGGPNPPPLVEMVSELGVFGVIIGDSEKIMVNRQVGHMLRTKVSTANEGGVAAGFGALDSPYLIDIE